The Synergistaceae bacterium DNA segment GCCCATTATGAGGATGATTGCACCGCCCAGACGCGAGGAAATCTGCGCAAACGGCATGAGCTCCATTCTGTGTGCCGCACTCAGAACCGCAACGTCTCCAGTTCCGCCCATGTTCGACATGCACAGTCCGGCGGTAATTCCTGCCTCGACAGGGTAGAACCCGACGAACGAACCCACAAGCCCCGCTCCGATGAATGCACCGATGCAGGCAAGGAAGCACATAAGCAGGTACATCATCGAGAAGCTCTCGATGACGACATCAAGGCTCAGGTAGCACAGGCCTATTCCGACCATCAGCATCGAGGTGAGATTCTTCATCACGAACTGAAACCACTGGTAGCAGACGACCTCGATGAACTCAGGAAGAAGGTTGAAGATTTTGCAGATTGCCACGCTGATAATCATCCATGCATAGGCGTGAATGTTCACCGACGGCACTAACTTAATCCACACGCCCGCAACGATGTATCCCCACGCGAAGAATGACGTTGCGGCGAGAAGGCCAATCCCTAAATTCGTAACAGTAACGTGATCGCGCTTGGCCTGCATTTCCGGCGAAATCTCGAACTCCGACGGGTCATCACCTGCTCCTGCCTTCATCAGTGCTCCCTGACCGTTCAGGAATTTTCCCACAAGAATCTTCGTGAGCAGACCGGCAAGGACTATTGATGTCGCGTTGCCGATAGCTACTGCAGGGTTCATGATGGAGATTGCCTGTTCGGCGGTCATTGTGCCCGACGATTCGAATATCTTGCTCAGAGGCACAGCACCCGCACCCATTCCGCCGCCCATAATCGGGAGTGCGATAAGGAGGATTGCCTTCACGACTCCGAAGCCGCTCATCTGTCCCGCGATTGCCACGAGTCCGAACGACACGGCGATTGCTCCGAAGAT contains these protein-coding regions:
- a CDS encoding 2-hydroxycarboxylate transporter family protein yields the protein MNGSGFRIFALPPKYFAAFAAIVLLSAMLGVLPAGMAGCFAFMIVCGAILQELGDHLPIVNTFLGGGPVVIIFGMGYLRYMNFFGVFDVISGLIAKPGFTATLMKNIDTFFKPTGAFLDFYIAALITGSILGMNRKLLVKAAARYFPAIFGAIAVSFGLVAIAGQMSGFGVVKAILLIALPIMGGGMGAGAVPLSKIFESSGTMTAEQAISIMNPAVAIGNATSIVLAGLLTKILVGKFLNGQGALMKAGAGDDPSEFEISPEMQAKRDHVTVTNLGIGLLAATSFFAWGYIVAGVWIKLVPSVNIHAYAWMIISVAICKIFNLLPEFIEVVCYQWFQFVMKNLTSMLMVGIGLCYLSLDVVIESFSMMYLLMCFLACIGAFIGAGLVGSFVGFYPVEAGITAGLCMSNMGGTGDVAVLSAAHRMELMPFAQISSRLGGAIILIMGSLMLSTLGSML